Proteins co-encoded in one Kribbella qitaiheensis genomic window:
- a CDS encoding sensor histidine kinase, whose translation MNRRDRLAEPDQYEAVGAVLDSARRRPGFGWLLTGVWLFFLGKPLGVILNHDDMAERALGLLGVVGFAVAYMAFFWYARSNNMARVKTPMGVRLGFIVTLLALAALMLPAAGVTALTSLVFVEALGMMVLPLRVGVALGAGLLAVAELALRLTPGWRDDGSYSLSIVLGGLAVFGIRRAMLRSIELTAARKDFAELAVQEERNRFARDLHDILGHSLTVITVKAELAGRLMEANPTRAAAEVADVEQLARAALADVRAAVAGYRELSLAGELVSARAALQAAEIKADLPTVVDEVPEENRELFAWVVREGVTNVIRHSGAKRCTIRLSKSMVEVVDDGKGPTAVAGTSGHGLIGLRERADQAGASVQVGQAPDGGFRLAVRVAP comes from the coding sequence GTGAATCGTCGCGACCGGCTGGCAGAGCCGGACCAGTACGAGGCCGTCGGCGCCGTCTTGGACAGCGCGCGCCGGCGGCCCGGCTTCGGCTGGCTGCTGACCGGTGTCTGGCTGTTCTTCCTGGGCAAGCCGCTCGGGGTCATCCTCAATCACGACGACATGGCCGAGCGGGCGCTGGGGCTGCTGGGAGTTGTCGGGTTCGCCGTCGCCTACATGGCGTTCTTCTGGTACGCCCGGTCCAACAACATGGCCCGGGTGAAGACGCCCATGGGCGTTCGGCTCGGTTTCATCGTCACGCTGCTCGCCTTGGCGGCGCTGATGCTTCCGGCGGCCGGCGTCACCGCGTTGACATCGCTGGTTTTCGTCGAGGCGCTCGGCATGATGGTGCTGCCACTGCGCGTCGGCGTGGCGCTCGGGGCCGGTCTGCTGGCGGTCGCCGAGCTCGCGCTCCGGCTCACCCCGGGCTGGCGGGACGACGGGAGCTACAGCCTGTCGATCGTCCTCGGCGGGCTCGCGGTCTTCGGGATCCGCCGCGCGATGCTGCGCAGCATCGAGTTGACCGCCGCTCGCAAGGACTTCGCCGAACTCGCGGTACAGGAGGAACGGAACCGGTTCGCCCGGGATCTGCACGACATCCTCGGCCACTCGCTCACGGTGATCACGGTCAAGGCCGAGCTGGCCGGGCGGCTGATGGAGGCCAATCCGACCAGGGCCGCGGCCGAGGTGGCCGACGTGGAGCAACTGGCGCGAGCGGCACTGGCCGACGTACGGGCCGCTGTCGCGGGGTATCGCGAGTTGAGTCTGGCCGGGGAACTGGTGTCCGCGCGAGCGGCGCTGCAGGCTGCGGAGATCAAGGCGGACCTGCCGACGGTGGTCGACGAGGTGCCTGAGGAGAACCGCGAACTGTTCGCCTGGGTGGTCCGCGAGGGCGTCACGAACGTCATCCGCCACTCGGGCGCCAAGCGCTGCACGATCCGGCTCAGCAAGTCGATGGTCGAGGTCGTCGACGACGGGAAGGGCCCAACCGCGGTCGCCGGCACGTCCGGGCACGGGCTGATCGGGCTTCGGGAGCGGGCCGACCAGGCGGGCGCGAGCGTCCAGGTCGGCCAGGCGCCGGATGGCGGATTCCGGCTGGCTGTCAGAGTTGCCCCGTGA
- a CDS encoding putative quinol monooxygenase: MGVDRGLLALLEAKPGKGEELGEFLKQGRELALAEEGTVTWYAFKLSDTTYGIFDTFEGEDARQAHLNGQIPIALGQVGADLLATDPDIRTAEIIAVK, encoded by the coding sequence ATGGGAGTCGATCGTGGACTGCTGGCGCTGCTCGAAGCCAAGCCTGGCAAGGGAGAAGAGCTCGGCGAGTTCCTCAAGCAGGGACGCGAATTGGCGTTGGCCGAGGAGGGCACCGTCACCTGGTACGCGTTCAAGCTGAGCGATACCACCTACGGCATCTTCGACACCTTCGAGGGGGAGGACGCTCGTCAGGCCCACCTGAACGGTCAGATTCCGATCGCTCTCGGCCAGGTTGGCGCCGACCTCCTCGCAACGGACCCGGACATCCGCACCGCAGAGATCATCGCGGTGAAGTAG
- a CDS encoding sulfite oxidase has product MTVENFSTKSRLADTGEGITGDELQLAARNHGIPLEALRYDLTPPGLHYVLVHYDIPAANAATWELSVDGCVEQPLSFGLTALRAMGRETVRVTLECAGNGRAGLNPRPISQPWLVEAVGTAEWTGVPLADLLRAAGLRKDAIDVVFTGADHGFERGVEQDYQRGLTVREALDSGAIVAWEMNGHPLPPQHGYPLRLVMPGWYGMASVKWLRSIEVIDHEFTGYQNAVAYRFRQEAGEIGVGVTRIEPRALLIPPGHPDFMSRHRFVAAGSVVLSGRAWSGWAPIERVEVSVDAGASWSDAKLDAPSNDLSWRSFSYDWDARPGEHVLTVRAHDESGRVQPIEAPWNRGGFANNSAQRITVLVT; this is encoded by the coding sequence ATGACCGTCGAGAACTTCAGTACGAAGAGTCGCCTTGCGGACACCGGGGAGGGGATCACCGGTGACGAGCTGCAACTGGCCGCGCGGAATCACGGCATTCCGCTGGAGGCGTTGCGGTACGACCTGACGCCGCCCGGCCTGCACTACGTGCTGGTGCACTACGACATCCCTGCCGCCAACGCGGCGACCTGGGAATTGTCCGTTGATGGTTGTGTCGAGCAACCACTGTCGTTCGGTCTGACAGCCTTGCGGGCGATGGGGCGTGAGACCGTCCGGGTCACGCTGGAATGCGCGGGGAACGGCCGGGCCGGTTTGAACCCGCGACCGATCAGCCAGCCGTGGTTGGTCGAGGCGGTCGGCACGGCCGAGTGGACCGGCGTACCGCTTGCTGACCTGCTCCGTGCGGCCGGGCTGCGCAAGGATGCGATCGATGTTGTCTTCACCGGCGCGGACCATGGGTTTGAACGTGGGGTCGAACAGGACTACCAGCGGGGGCTCACCGTCCGCGAAGCGCTGGACTCCGGCGCCATCGTCGCGTGGGAGATGAACGGGCATCCTTTGCCGCCACAGCACGGGTATCCCCTGCGGCTGGTGATGCCTGGCTGGTACGGGATGGCGAGCGTCAAGTGGCTGCGCTCGATCGAGGTCATCGACCACGAATTCACCGGCTACCAGAACGCGGTCGCCTACCGTTTCCGCCAGGAGGCCGGCGAGATCGGCGTCGGCGTGACCCGGATCGAGCCGCGCGCCCTGCTGATCCCACCCGGTCACCCCGACTTCATGAGCCGCCACCGTTTCGTTGCCGCCGGCTCCGTTGTCCTGAGCGGCCGGGCCTGGTCCGGCTGGGCCCCGATCGAACGCGTCGAGGTCAGCGTCGACGCCGGCGCCTCCTGGAGCGACGCCAAACTGGATGCTCCAAGCAACGACCTCTCGTGGCGCTCCTTCTCCTACGACTGGGATGCCCGTCCGGGTGAACACGTCCTGACGGTCCGCGCCCACGACGAAAGCGGCCGCGTCCAGCCGATCGAGGCGCCCTGGAACCGAGGCGGCTTCGCCAACAACAGCGCCCAGCGAATCACCGTTCTCGTCACCTGA
- a CDS encoding response regulator transcription factor produces the protein MTIRLLIADDQALVRGALAALLDLEPDLEVVSEVGRGDEVVDAVRAAKPDVALLDVEMPGLDGIEAAAALRTAVPGVRVLMVTTFGRPGYLRRAMEAGATGFVVKDTPAAQLADAVRRVHQGLRVVDPSLAAETLVAGTSPLTARESDVLRSAREGGTVADIARELHLSEGTVRNHLSAAIGKTGARTRAEAVRIAIGNGWL, from the coding sequence GTGACGATCCGACTGTTGATCGCGGACGACCAGGCACTGGTCCGAGGCGCCCTTGCCGCGTTGCTCGATCTGGAACCCGATCTCGAGGTGGTGTCCGAGGTCGGCCGGGGCGATGAGGTGGTCGACGCCGTCCGCGCGGCCAAGCCCGATGTGGCGCTGCTGGACGTGGAGATGCCCGGTCTTGACGGGATCGAGGCTGCCGCGGCGTTGCGTACCGCAGTACCGGGGGTTCGGGTTTTGATGGTGACGACCTTCGGGCGGCCCGGGTATCTGCGGCGTGCGATGGAGGCCGGGGCGACTGGGTTCGTCGTGAAGGACACCCCCGCCGCCCAGCTCGCCGACGCCGTACGCCGCGTTCACCAGGGCCTACGGGTGGTCGACCCCTCCCTGGCGGCGGAAACCTTGGTCGCCGGCACGAGCCCGCTGACCGCGCGGGAGTCCGACGTACTACGGTCCGCCCGCGAAGGCGGCACCGTCGCGGACATCGCCCGCGAACTCCACCTCTCCGAGGGCACCGTCCGTAACCACCTGTCCGCCGCCATCGGCAAGACCGGCGCCCGAACCCGCGCCGAGGCCGTCCGGATCGCCATCGGCAACGGCTGGCTCTGA